From one Lactiplantibacillus paraplantarum genomic stretch:
- a CDS encoding DUF2316 family protein, translated as MSLNAQQMQATRDELQANFALTGLTKAQVADDLAISSTKLDHLFDLTQQSLNDPWILRNYLIEKVAAAGKIPVPFTALSGDWHRHWFLNSTVIDRREMSIGDC; from the coding sequence ATGTCATTAAACGCACAACAAATGCAGGCAACCCGGGATGAATTACAAGCTAACTTTGCGTTGACTGGTCTTACGAAAGCCCAGGTAGCTGATGATTTAGCGATTAGTTCAACTAAGCTCGATCACTTATTTGACTTAACCCAACAATCTTTGAACGATCCGTGGATTTTACGCAATTATTTGATTGAAAAGGTGGCGGCAGCAGGAAAGATCCCGGTACCATTTACGGCATTAAGTGGTGACTGGCATCGTCATTGGTTTTTGAATAGCACTGTCATTGATCGTCGTGAAATGTCAATCGGTGATTGCTAA
- a CDS encoding Dyp-type peroxidase — protein MPINPNRAQDVWKDVGEHVQFTVLQLNRQDQQHDREVFQEFADRSQAIIRSLRIRDAKPETGTQLKVSIGISSAAWDYLFPGAPKPKELETYTTLSGPKYTMPATPGDLFFHIRASNEAVVYECQTQFQRVLAPITTVLDETKGFRYFEGRAIIGFIDGTEAPAVEDAADYALVGDEDPQFINGSYAFAQKWQHDMPVWEHMHTEDQEKAVGREKFSDFELEDEDKFKNAHNVASKLEIDGVEQKIVRMNVPYSNPAAGNTGTYFIGYARHWTVTKGMLQNMVDQSDFLLTFSTLLSGQAFFIPSRDLFAQIADDDF, from the coding sequence ATGCCAATCAATCCCAATCGCGCCCAAGATGTCTGGAAGGATGTCGGTGAACACGTTCAATTTACCGTTCTTCAATTAAATCGTCAGGATCAGCAACACGACCGTGAAGTCTTTCAAGAATTTGCAGATCGGTCACAAGCCATCATTCGCTCATTACGTATCCGGGACGCCAAACCTGAAACTGGCACCCAGTTAAAAGTTAGCATCGGCATCAGCAGCGCCGCTTGGGATTACCTGTTTCCTGGCGCTCCCAAGCCTAAAGAATTAGAAACCTATACCACTTTGAGTGGACCCAAATACACCATGCCAGCAACACCCGGCGACCTCTTCTTCCACATTCGCGCAAGCAACGAAGCGGTCGTCTACGAATGCCAGACGCAATTCCAGCGGGTCTTAGCGCCAATCACGACCGTCCTCGATGAGACGAAGGGCTTTCGTTACTTCGAGGGCCGGGCCATCATTGGCTTTATCGACGGGACGGAAGCGCCGGCCGTAGAAGATGCCGCTGATTATGCCTTAGTTGGTGACGAAGATCCCCAGTTCATCAACGGTTCTTACGCCTTTGCACAAAAATGGCAACATGATATGCCCGTGTGGGAACATATGCATACCGAAGATCAGGAAAAAGCCGTTGGCCGTGAAAAATTCAGCGACTTCGAGTTAGAAGACGAAGATAAGTTTAAGAATGCTCACAACGTTGCTTCAAAATTGGAAATTGATGGTGTCGAACAAAAAATCGTTCGGATGAATGTCCCGTACTCCAATCCAGCCGCTGGTAATACGGGGACGTACTTCATTGGTTATGCCCGCCACTGGACGGTTACCAAAGGCATGCTGCAAAACATGGTCGACCAAAGTGACTTTTTACTAACTTTCTCAACTTTACTATCCGGGCAAGCGTTCTTCATCCCATCACGTGACCTGTTCGCTCAAATTGCAGATGATGATTTTTAA
- a CDS encoding nuclear transport factor 2 family protein, which produces MSNGTDIALISELVARERLFRTRHNSEIRDCYYADATVATSWQQGPLSTFIGAASKEVDPRFVIVGSVSTPVVHLNGDKAYVELPTTTHMRMMVNGTLAELESYRRLIYRVERRDTKWKISRLTSINESDNLRPVIAGQDLHVASQDFSGLRPSYQFLAYVRQAAGGQISQDLLGTDRPEEVARLYAETAAWLRA; this is translated from the coding sequence ATGAGTAATGGAACTGATATTGCGTTAATTAGTGAACTAGTGGCCCGCGAGCGTTTATTTCGTACCCGGCATAACTCCGAAATCCGCGATTGCTATTACGCGGACGCGACTGTGGCAACTAGTTGGCAACAAGGACCACTAAGTACATTTATTGGCGCAGCATCGAAGGAAGTTGATCCGCGCTTTGTTATTGTGGGAAGCGTCAGTACGCCTGTCGTTCATCTGAATGGCGATAAGGCATACGTGGAACTACCAACCACGACGCATATGCGCATGATGGTCAATGGTACTTTAGCGGAGTTAGAATCATATCGGCGACTAATTTACCGTGTCGAACGCCGTGACACTAAGTGGAAGATTAGTCGATTGACCTCAATTAACGAAAGTGATAATTTACGACCAGTCATTGCGGGACAGGATTTACACGTGGCATCACAGGATTTTAGCGGCTTACGGCCTTCATATCAATTTCTGGCCTATGTCCGACAAGCCGCCGGTGGTCAAATTAGTCAGGACTTATTAGGGACGGATCGACCTGAAGAAGTTGCGCGATTGTACGCGGAAACAGCCGCGTGGTTGCGAGCTTGA
- a CDS encoding amidohydrolase family protein, translated as MKLITVEEHFESAAVTGAMRQAVGNAALPTVSPALRQYMRDNLPSPAIMQDTQHERLAFMAQYGIDMQVLSYGNSSPQNLSPEQAVPLSQLANDELAKVVAAHPDRYAGLAVLPVGDPQAAVAELNRAVTTLGLRGVLLKGNYQNKFFDEPFFLPIFEAAARLDVPVYFHPSFIPQAVTNHYFESNQWSDVVTGILSSAGYGWHMDVGIQVIRMIASGIFDKLPGLKLISGHWGELVPLFLERLDDELTTYTDLQYPFSTYYRQNVYVTPSGILSAPQLQFMLAEMGADHLMYSLDYPYKQPKTSESFLDTADLTDEQRAQIAFGTATTLFKL; from the coding sequence ATGAAATTAATTACCGTTGAAGAGCATTTTGAATCGGCAGCTGTGACTGGCGCGATGCGTCAAGCTGTTGGTAACGCTGCGTTACCAACAGTTAGTCCAGCGCTACGCCAGTACATGCGGGACAATTTACCGAGTCCTGCAATTATGCAAGACACCCAGCATGAACGCCTGGCATTTATGGCTCAATATGGCATTGATATGCAGGTGTTATCTTATGGTAATTCATCACCACAGAATTTATCGCCGGAACAAGCAGTTCCACTCTCACAATTAGCTAATGATGAATTAGCGAAAGTGGTGGCAGCTCATCCTGATCGTTATGCTGGGTTGGCCGTTCTACCCGTCGGTGATCCGCAAGCCGCGGTCGCTGAATTAAATCGAGCGGTAACAACGCTGGGATTACGGGGCGTGTTGCTGAAAGGCAATTATCAGAATAAATTTTTTGATGAACCATTCTTCTTACCAATCTTTGAAGCAGCTGCGAGGCTTGATGTCCCCGTGTATTTTCATCCCTCATTTATTCCGCAAGCGGTGACGAATCATTATTTTGAAAGCAACCAATGGTCTGACGTTGTCACGGGGATCTTATCATCTGCCGGTTATGGTTGGCATATGGATGTTGGCATTCAAGTGATACGGATGATTGCTAGTGGTATTTTTGATAAGTTGCCTGGTTTGAAACTCATTTCAGGACACTGGGGCGAACTAGTCCCGCTGTTTTTAGAACGTTTGGATGATGAGTTAACAACATATACGGACTTGCAGTACCCGTTTAGTACTTATTACCGTCAGAATGTGTACGTGACGCCAAGTGGTATTTTAAGTGCGCCCCAGTTGCAATTTATGTTAGCGGAGATGGGAGCGGATCACCTGATGTATTCGCTTGATTACCCGTATAAGCAGCCGAAAACGAGTGAAAGTTTCTTGGATACCGCCGACTTGACCGATGAACAACGGGCTCAAATCGCGTTTGGCACGGCAACCACGTTATTTAAATTATAG
- a CDS encoding TetR/AcrR family transcriptional regulator: MTKLIMNNQLHIDQRTHQTHRKLITALQANFKAQKSFNELTVKQLCLDAHVGRATFYRHHQDIEDIIVIEYLIALQQLGQALNDLTTPSYATIAGAIVTTIRTHLDLPLLVTWAQCRERVIPLEVGFAQQLLTSLAIHPKQRHFMATYLGNCLHQLAWQLATTQPTLSRIETYRLFIQLIPNVLQAPTIPTD; encoded by the coding sequence ATGACAAAATTAATTATGAACAATCAATTGCATATTGATCAGCGAACTCATCAAACTCATCGCAAATTGATCACTGCCTTGCAAGCAAATTTTAAAGCGCAAAAGTCCTTCAACGAGTTGACTGTCAAACAACTTTGTCTGGATGCCCATGTTGGACGCGCCACTTTTTATCGTCATCACCAAGATATTGAAGATATCATTGTGATTGAATACTTAATTGCCTTACAACAGTTAGGACAAGCGTTGAATGACTTAACGACACCATCTTACGCGACCATTGCTGGTGCGATCGTCACGACGATTCGCACACATCTGGACCTCCCTCTACTCGTGACATGGGCCCAGTGTCGCGAGCGGGTCATCCCATTAGAGGTTGGTTTTGCCCAACAGCTGCTAACTAGCTTAGCCATCCATCCTAAGCAACGACATTTTATGGCAACCTATCTCGGCAACTGTCTTCACCAGTTAGCTTGGCAACTTGCGACCACGCAGCCAACACTCAGCAGAATTGAGACTTACCGGCTATTTATTCAATTAATTCCTAACGTCTTACAAGCACCAACAATTCCAACTGACTAA
- a CDS encoding thioredoxin family protein: MIKEIHDQDFAKETDTGIAVIDFRADWCPPCRMMDPILTSLSEDPAYKDQVNFVSLNIDHDQTTASQFQVQGIPTFLIKKDGQVVSHMVGARPKPDFEAELKKALA, encoded by the coding sequence ATGATTAAAGAAATACATGACCAAGATTTTGCCAAAGAAACCGATACTGGTATCGCCGTTATTGATTTTCGCGCGGATTGGTGCCCACCCTGTCGCATGATGGACCCAATCCTTACGTCCCTTTCTGAAGACCCCGCTTACAAGGATCAGGTCAACTTCGTTTCATTGAACATTGACCATGACCAAACTACGGCCAGTCAGTTCCAAGTTCAAGGAATTCCAACCTTCCTGATCAAGAAAGACGGCCAAGTCGTCAGTCACATGGTCGGGGCACGTCCCAAGCCTGATTTTGAAGCCGAGCTCAAAAAAGCACTCGCTTAA
- a CDS encoding demethylmenaquinone methyltransferase translates to MANRYLHNVQGLFDTIAPNYDRMNNIISLGTHRHWRKQTMAQIHLTPNAHVLDLCCGTGDWTIALAKELQAPGEVIGLDFSAPMLKLAQQKVAQQQVADRVWLRRGNAMHLPFKDNTFDLVTIGFGLRNLPDKAQALTEIYRVLKPGARLVCLETSQPDQPLIKPVWQWYFTKVVPLFGRLFAHQYQEYSYLQETTRHFASYQQLATMFQQAGFQNVHFQRFNFGAAAAHFGTKEAK, encoded by the coding sequence ATGGCAAATCGCTACTTACATAACGTCCAGGGATTATTCGACACCATTGCGCCGAACTATGACCGCATGAACAACATTATCAGTCTCGGAACGCATCGTCATTGGCGCAAGCAAACGATGGCCCAAATTCATTTAACGCCTAACGCCCATGTTCTCGACCTCTGTTGTGGTACGGGTGATTGGACGATCGCACTGGCTAAAGAATTACAGGCACCCGGTGAAGTCATCGGGTTAGACTTTTCAGCCCCAATGTTAAAACTGGCCCAACAAAAAGTGGCCCAGCAACAGGTTGCCGATCGGGTCTGGTTACGCCGCGGCAATGCGATGCATCTTCCGTTTAAGGACAACACCTTTGACCTCGTCACGATTGGCTTCGGACTCCGCAACTTGCCTGATAAAGCCCAAGCTTTAACTGAAATTTATCGCGTACTAAAACCGGGGGCTCGCTTGGTCTGCTTAGAGACGTCCCAACCCGATCAGCCATTGATCAAACCAGTTTGGCAGTGGTATTTCACAAAAGTAGTCCCGTTATTCGGACGTCTATTCGCCCATCAATATCAGGAATATTCCTATTTACAGGAAACCACTCGTCACTTTGCAAGCTACCAACAATTAGCAACGATGTTTCAGCAAGCCGGCTTTCAAAATGTTCACTTCCAACGGTTCAACTTTGGAGCCGCAGCGGCTCACTTTGGGACTAAGGAGGCCAAGTAA
- a CDS encoding Dps family protein, producing MSELTIDEQYAAELKQSDIDHHVPTAGAMTNHILSNLMVAYVKLTQVKWYVKGPQSLALRTAYQRLLAQNIRQFAELGELLLDENQKPSSTTAELTKYSMLEENGAFKYRSADELVAATIKDFDTENLFVDRAIKLAEKETRPALAAWLVAYRGSNNRNIRELQAYLGNDARTGLDEEDEDDDD from the coding sequence ATGAGTGAACTAACGATCGACGAACAATACGCAGCGGAATTAAAACAGAGTGACATTGATCACCATGTCCCAACAGCGGGCGCAATGACGAATCACATTTTATCTAACTTAATGGTGGCTTACGTTAAGTTGACCCAAGTGAAGTGGTACGTTAAAGGCCCACAATCATTGGCATTGCGGACGGCATATCAACGCTTGTTAGCTCAAAACATCCGTCAGTTTGCTGAATTAGGCGAATTACTCCTAGATGAAAACCAAAAGCCATCTTCCACAACGGCTGAATTAACCAAGTATTCAATGTTGGAAGAAAATGGGGCTTTCAAGTATCGATCCGCTGATGAGCTCGTGGCTGCAACAATTAAGGATTTTGATACGGAAAACCTATTCGTTGACCGGGCTATCAAGCTTGCTGAAAAGGAAACCCGGCCGGCACTGGCGGCTTGGTTAGTTGCTTATCGTGGCAGTAACAATCGCAATATTCGGGAATTACAAGCTTATCTTGGTAACGATGCTCGAACTGGTTTAGATGAAGAAGATGAGGATGACGACGATTAG
- a CDS encoding SGNH/GDSL hydrolase family protein yields the protein MDYQITQANQPLMPAYFQGRWAVKQIADRDVMYSTNLGAEIDFQVTDASFVRLTFLPLAYELPSWVAIQIDGLPFQRQAVTNAPLWLTLDGRLHVVRVVLSGNTDEDRVWDGNQGFAVKALTTDGELQPVQLGRHSVTWIGDSLTAGCWVMGKQPAEDYRAEANYAAVASDLLNARNVRIAYSAGGLSKPGTGGVPVLPEVLTAVDSKTTWQPVPTDLVVINVGTNDRQADDTTFTVVLRRFLNQVQTLYPNSRLAVMIPFNQNFASIIRAVVAEFMQWQFIETATWQLSTTDGVHLDLAGSRMAGELTAQALRTQYPDVFKS from the coding sequence GTGGATTATCAAATAACGCAGGCCAATCAACCCTTGATGCCGGCATACTTTCAGGGGCGTTGGGCGGTCAAGCAAATTGCGGATCGAGACGTGATGTATAGCACTAATTTGGGTGCTGAAATCGATTTTCAAGTCACTGATGCTAGTTTTGTGCGGTTGACATTCTTGCCGTTGGCCTATGAGCTACCGAGTTGGGTGGCGATTCAGATTGATGGCTTGCCTTTTCAACGGCAGGCGGTGACGAATGCCCCCCTGTGGTTGACACTGGATGGTCGGCTCCACGTGGTACGGGTAGTTTTGAGTGGTAATACTGATGAGGACCGTGTGTGGGATGGCAATCAAGGTTTTGCAGTAAAAGCCCTGACGACAGATGGGGAGTTACAGCCAGTCCAGTTAGGCCGACACAGCGTGACGTGGATTGGGGATTCGCTGACGGCCGGTTGCTGGGTCATGGGTAAGCAACCCGCTGAAGATTATCGCGCAGAAGCTAATTATGCAGCTGTTGCGAGTGACTTGTTGAATGCACGGAATGTCCGCATTGCTTATAGTGCCGGTGGACTCAGCAAACCAGGAACTGGTGGCGTGCCGGTGCTGCCGGAGGTTTTAACAGCCGTGGATAGTAAAACAACGTGGCAACCAGTACCCACGGATTTAGTTGTGATTAATGTTGGTACTAATGATCGACAAGCAGACGATACGACGTTCACGGTAGTTTTGCGCCGCTTCCTTAATCAGGTGCAGACGCTTTACCCGAATAGCCGGCTTGCTGTAATGATCCCGTTTAATCAGAATTTTGCGTCGATTATTCGTGCGGTCGTGGCCGAGTTTATGCAATGGCAATTCATTGAAACGGCTACTTGGCAACTCAGTACCACGGACGGGGTGCATTTAGATTTAGCCGGCTCCCGGATGGCGGGCGAATTAACAGCACAAGCGTTGCGAACACAGTATCCAGATGTTTTTAAATCGTGA
- a CDS encoding YdcF family protein: MDELTAFNQCLAWLTHTTTLPEHLDGLVLCGNSLPATATAAGQLAQDYQLPLLIIAGGVGHATKYLRQNLNLPKSQASEAELMATLVRQTGYQGSIRLDKTSTNTGSNATHARALAPTDWRHVLLVQDPLLARRTTLTFSANWSHANFIRYAPATLQLNQLQPMQFTPNTILAGWQPAYFTELLLGEFQRLVDTPTGYGPRGQGFIAHVDIPEEVLAAVRYLQSQSLHRQR; encoded by the coding sequence TTGGATGAACTGACTGCTTTCAATCAATGTCTGGCGTGGTTGACACACACCACCACCCTACCTGAGCACCTCGATGGCCTGGTCCTTTGTGGCAACAGCCTCCCAGCAACAGCCACTGCAGCGGGCCAGTTAGCCCAAGACTATCAATTACCACTACTCATTATTGCGGGCGGCGTCGGCCACGCCACTAAGTATTTACGGCAAAACTTAAACTTGCCAAAATCTCAAGCTAGTGAGGCTGAGTTGATGGCAACACTTGTCCGCCAGACCGGTTATCAAGGCAGCATCCGCCTCGACAAGACTTCTACCAATACCGGTAGCAATGCCACGCATGCCCGCGCGTTAGCCCCCACCGATTGGCGTCACGTCCTACTCGTACAAGACCCGTTACTCGCGCGGCGGACTACCCTAACGTTCTCAGCTAATTGGTCCCATGCCAACTTTATTCGCTATGCGCCAGCGACCTTGCAATTAAACCAGCTACAACCAATGCAATTTACACCAAACACAATATTAGCTGGCTGGCAACCCGCTTACTTTACTGAACTCTTACTCGGTGAATTTCAACGCCTAGTGGATACCCCCACCGGTTATGGTCCCCGTGGTCAGGGCTTCATCGCCCATGTGGATATTCCCGAAGAAGTGCTCGCTGCGGTCCGGTATTTACAGTCGCAATCACTACACCGTCAGCGTTAA
- a CDS encoding metal-sensitive transcriptional regulator, which produces MATTEEYVTSKQIKTRLKRSAGQLDGVLRMMDENRPCEDVLVQLSAVKSSIDKAMKLVIARNINNCVDAMTTTDVQNLEHSLDLLLKTK; this is translated from the coding sequence ATGGCAACTACTGAAGAATATGTCACTAGTAAGCAGATCAAGACCCGGCTGAAACGCTCGGCTGGTCAACTGGACGGCGTTTTACGCATGATGGACGAAAATCGCCCTTGCGAAGATGTCTTGGTTCAGCTTTCAGCAGTGAAATCAAGTATCGACAAGGCTATGAAACTCGTCATCGCCCGTAATATTAATAATTGTGTAGATGCGATGACCACGACTGATGTTCAGAATCTTGAACACTCCTTGGATCTACTGCTAAAAACCAAATAA
- a CDS encoding heavy-metal-associated domain-containing protein, with the protein MMKIIMQLGTLTCPSCMTKIEKAVANHDGVENVKVLFNASKVKANFDPEVTNADDLAQVVTGLGYEVENVKVK; encoded by the coding sequence ATTATGAAAATTATTATGCAATTAGGAACGTTAACTTGCCCATCATGCATGACTAAGATCGAAAAGGCCGTTGCTAACCATGACGGCGTTGAGAATGTTAAGGTGCTATTCAATGCTAGCAAGGTCAAGGCTAACTTTGATCCGGAAGTGACGAATGCCGATGACTTGGCACAAGTCGTTACCGGACTTGGCTACGAAGTTGAAAACGTCAAGGTTAAGTAG
- a CDS encoding heavy metal translocating P-type ATPase, with protein sequence MKFQLFLTKHTNQITLVTGVLIVLGMLSKYLLQFTLGYQVTLAVASIIAVVPIAIRAWSALRNRVFSIELLVSIAVIGAFIIGEFNESAIVTFLFLFGSYLESKTLQKTRTAIKGLTDMSPTTATLVTDNGTEEVDVDDVDEGDVVLVKTGSQVPVDGVVVEGNGYLNEASITGEARQINKQLDDSVYSGTMVENGYLKIKATQVGDDTTFAKIIELVEEAQDTKSKAEKFIDRFAQYYTPAVLVLAVLVFAFSRDFRLAITVLVLGCPGALVIGAPVSNVAGIGNGAKRGILIKGGEVVDTFAKVDTLVFDKTGTLTEGNTAVTTMHTYTNNTDNQLALAAAIEGVSDHPLGQAIVTYAAQKSASVAPVLDDTETVKGQGICAKVSQQEIVIGNQKMLTAHHIKLNPAQLKDLNDLQAGGQSTVIMAVDGQVQLIFGIADTIRPGVKDSLAALKAQGIKKLVMLTGDNQLTAQAVADELNLDEVHANLLPEEKVEYVKQLKEAGNTVAFIGDGINDSPSIANADIGIAMGSGTDVAIDTSDVVLMQSSFPALVHAHGLAKKTVLNTRENIFIAIATVAFLLIGLIFGYIYMASGMFIHEASILVVIFNAMRLINFQTKFDKQQPAKAVQAATA encoded by the coding sequence ATGAAATTCCAACTATTTCTCACTAAACATACAAATCAGATTACCTTAGTCACAGGGGTTTTAATTGTCTTAGGGATGCTCAGCAAATATCTCTTACAGTTCACCCTCGGCTACCAGGTCACCTTGGCAGTTGCCTCCATCATTGCCGTTGTTCCAATCGCAATTCGTGCTTGGAGTGCGCTACGCAATAGAGTCTTCAGTATTGAACTATTAGTCAGTATCGCCGTTATTGGCGCCTTCATTATTGGTGAATTCAACGAATCCGCAATCGTTACTTTCCTCTTCTTGTTTGGCTCCTATCTCGAAAGCAAGACTTTGCAGAAGACGCGGACCGCAATCAAAGGCTTGACTGACATGTCACCAACTACCGCAACTTTAGTTACTGATAACGGCACCGAAGAAGTCGACGTCGATGATGTGGACGAAGGCGACGTTGTTCTAGTTAAAACTGGGAGTCAGGTTCCCGTTGACGGGGTTGTGGTTGAAGGTAACGGCTATCTTAATGAAGCCTCAATTACTGGCGAAGCTCGTCAAATCAACAAGCAACTCGACGACTCGGTTTACTCAGGAACAATGGTTGAAAATGGCTATCTGAAGATCAAAGCGACTCAGGTTGGCGACGATACAACTTTTGCCAAAATTATTGAATTGGTTGAAGAAGCTCAAGATACCAAGTCCAAAGCTGAAAAGTTCATCGACCGCTTTGCCCAATATTATACGCCTGCCGTCCTCGTTTTAGCAGTCTTAGTCTTCGCCTTCTCCCGTGACTTTCGCTTAGCCATCACGGTGCTGGTTCTCGGTTGCCCAGGTGCCTTAGTTATCGGCGCCCCAGTGTCAAACGTTGCCGGAATCGGGAATGGTGCCAAGCGTGGTATCCTGATCAAGGGTGGCGAAGTCGTCGATACTTTTGCCAAAGTCGATACCCTGGTCTTCGATAAGACTGGTACTTTAACGGAAGGTAATACTGCCGTTACAACCATGCACACTTACACCAACAATACTGACAATCAATTAGCTTTAGCAGCCGCCATCGAAGGTGTTTCTGACCACCCGTTAGGCCAAGCCATTGTGACCTATGCCGCGCAAAAATCAGCCAGCGTTGCACCTGTACTGGACGATACCGAAACCGTTAAAGGGCAAGGCATCTGCGCAAAAGTCAGTCAACAAGAAATTGTTATCGGTAACCAGAAGATGTTAACTGCTCATCATATTAAACTAAACCCAGCCCAACTCAAGGACCTCAACGACTTACAAGCTGGTGGTCAATCGACCGTTATCATGGCGGTCGACGGTCAAGTCCAACTCATCTTTGGGATTGCCGATACAATTCGGCCAGGTGTTAAAGATTCACTCGCAGCACTGAAAGCCCAAGGAATCAAAAAGCTCGTTATGCTAACTGGTGACAACCAATTAACGGCTCAGGCCGTCGCGGACGAATTGAATTTAGACGAAGTTCACGCGAACCTGTTGCCAGAAGAGAAGGTCGAATATGTCAAGCAGCTTAAAGAAGCTGGCAATACGGTTGCCTTTATCGGTGATGGCATCAATGACAGTCCTTCTATCGCTAACGCTGACATTGGGATTGCAATGGGTAGCGGGACCGATGTTGCCATCGACACATCCGATGTCGTCTTAATGCAATCAAGCTTTCCCGCATTAGTTCACGCCCACGGCTTAGCAAAGAAAACGGTCTTGAACACTCGCGAGAACATCTTTATCGCCATTGCGACCGTGGCCTTCCTACTAATCGGTTTAATCTTTGGCTACATCTACATGGCTAGCGGTATGTTCATCCATGAAGCCAGTATTCTAGTCGTCATCTTCAACGCCATGCGCTTGATCAACTTCCAGACCAAGTTCGACAAACAACAACCAGCCAAAGCGGTTCAAGCAGCAACCGCCTAA
- a CDS encoding MIP/aquaporin family protein, with the protein MTGSWEARYAAEFFGTLILVLLGNGAVANAFLKNTTGNDDPGLANGGWLLVASGYGLGVMLPAMMFGSISGNHLNPAITIGQAVIGIFPWAHVAPYLIWQFLGAIAGQCLILALYWPHYRQTTDNEAVLGTFATSDHANSQLNGFVTEMVGTAVLIFGAMGLYRGMFFHQNIDIANIGVGLLIAAMVISLGGPTGPALNPARDLGPRLVHALLPVPNKGSSHWEYSWVPVVAPIVGAVIGIWIYKIFFGL; encoded by the coding sequence ATGACAGGTTCATGGGAAGCACGCTACGCCGCTGAATTTTTTGGCACGCTGATCCTAGTATTACTAGGTAATGGTGCTGTCGCTAATGCATTCCTGAAGAACACGACTGGTAACGATGATCCAGGACTCGCCAATGGAGGATGGCTCCTGGTTGCATCGGGATATGGACTGGGGGTCATGCTTCCAGCCATGATGTTTGGCTCGATTTCTGGTAATCATTTAAACCCCGCGATTACGATTGGGCAGGCCGTGATTGGAATCTTTCCCTGGGCGCACGTCGCGCCTTACTTAATCTGGCAATTTCTAGGAGCAATCGCAGGCCAATGCTTGATTTTAGCACTGTACTGGCCCCATTATCGGCAAACGACTGATAATGAGGCGGTCTTAGGGACGTTTGCAACTAGTGATCATGCGAACAGTCAGTTAAACGGTTTTGTTACGGAAATGGTTGGAACCGCAGTCCTGATTTTTGGTGCCATGGGATTATATCGTGGGATGTTTTTTCATCAAAATATCGATATCGCCAATATTGGCGTTGGACTTTTGATTGCTGCCATGGTTATTTCGTTAGGAGGTCCAACCGGTCCGGCCCTAAATCCGGCCCGTGACTTGGGACCACGGTTAGTACACGCGCTATTACCGGTGCCGAACAAAGGCAGTTCTCACTGGGAATATAGTTGGGTTCCCGTGGTTGCCCCAATTGTTGGTGCTGTTATTGGAATTTGGATTTATAAGATCTTTTTTGGTTTATAA